In Bdellovibrio sp. GT3, one genomic interval encodes:
- a CDS encoding NuoI/complex I 23 kDa subunit family protein — MSVMQNNSEKSKWYLPGVLGGLSVTMKHMVGNLLNRKKMMTLNYPEQMNDYSPRFKGNHVLTVKKDGSLRCTACMLCATNCPAECIKIVAAEHNDPAVEKFPIAYEIDILRCVFCGFCEEACPVDAIRLGPEWQTPALNGGQFIYDINHLAYRPNLKGGIQTHVDDEERHKQGI; from the coding sequence ATGAGCGTAATGCAAAATAACTCCGAAAAGTCCAAGTGGTACTTGCCGGGTGTATTAGGTGGCTTGTCTGTGACCATGAAACACATGGTAGGCAATCTTTTGAACCGCAAAAAAATGATGACTTTGAACTACCCGGAGCAAATGAATGATTATTCTCCGCGCTTCAAAGGTAATCACGTTTTGACAGTTAAGAAAGACGGTTCTCTTCGTTGCACAGCTTGTATGTTGTGCGCGACGAACTGTCCTGCTGAATGTATCAAAATCGTTGCGGCTGAACATAACGATCCAGCGGTAGAGAAATTCCCTATTGCTTATGAGATCGATATCCTTCGTTGCGTATTCTGCGGTTTCTGCGAAGAAGCCTGCCCAGTGGACGCGATCCGTTTGGGGCCTGAGTGGCAAACTCCGGCATTGAACGGTGGTCAGTTCATTTACGACATCAACCACTTGGCTTACCGTCCGAATCTTAAGGGTGGTATCCAAACTCACGTTGATGACGAAGAACGCCACAAACAGGGGATCTAA
- a CDS encoding class I SAM-dependent methyltransferase, whose protein sequence is MGESALQQENFSVDKNAQLRSIRQDRSLLTPQSFFLNFEKFRAPLHDVSIFGCSIVVTPEELPMVQELIKANLSTSGAVHFKDSHLQSLQVRWTQSERLADSKNGEIIIGLDIMNEPLNVELIKAHEAAHLAMEEQNNYSHAVAQLPVEFKVFIYELRDFLANLKPRIDRIEESKPLHDFHKEMEFRKAVAEAFAKYMNSALSPSYPLIPGLLKGMSKFQLKWAMNFAREQMGPLLWGAPFAHRAYHKPRGYAGDYEMMNQLYRDEVVGKTLYDQCIHKYFVEDASGTAVRNRSQYLAKKIRELFQDTSAEQNLKIMSIASGPAKEQQIFLQNCPEFLDRHAEFTCVDQDEESLKHAHRQLNTIDRKVQSGFGFKFSNLAIKNIISQGFPQKDYDLIYTAGLFDYFTEPIARRTAERMLDAVKPGGKIIIGNFCAENYKYGPFLELFLDWHLIYRTETDLLRVFDGLGSKMWVEKEPLGVNLFIVIQK, encoded by the coding sequence ATGGGCGAGTCGGCATTACAACAAGAGAACTTCAGCGTCGATAAGAACGCACAACTGCGATCCATCAGACAGGACCGCAGCCTTCTGACACCACAATCCTTTTTCCTTAACTTTGAAAAATTCAGAGCCCCCCTTCACGACGTAAGCATCTTTGGCTGCTCCATTGTCGTGACACCCGAAGAACTTCCCATGGTGCAAGAGCTCATCAAAGCGAACCTCTCCACATCCGGAGCCGTTCACTTCAAGGACTCTCACCTGCAATCCCTGCAGGTTCGTTGGACCCAGTCAGAGCGCCTGGCTGACTCAAAAAACGGCGAGATCATTATCGGTCTGGACATCATGAACGAACCTTTGAACGTCGAGCTGATCAAAGCTCACGAAGCGGCCCATCTGGCCATGGAAGAACAAAACAATTACTCCCATGCGGTGGCCCAACTGCCGGTGGAGTTCAAAGTTTTCATCTATGAGCTGCGTGATTTCCTGGCCAACTTAAAACCTCGCATCGACCGGATTGAAGAAAGCAAACCCCTTCACGACTTCCACAAGGAAATGGAATTCCGTAAAGCCGTGGCTGAGGCCTTTGCCAAGTATATGAACTCGGCACTGAGCCCCAGCTACCCGCTTATTCCCGGTCTTTTGAAAGGCATGAGCAAATTCCAGCTGAAATGGGCCATGAACTTTGCCCGTGAGCAAATGGGACCGCTACTGTGGGGCGCTCCGTTCGCTCATCGTGCCTACCACAAGCCGCGTGGTTATGCCGGTGACTACGAAATGATGAATCAGCTTTACCGCGACGAGGTCGTAGGCAAAACGTTGTACGATCAATGCATTCACAAGTACTTCGTGGAAGACGCATCCGGAACCGCTGTCCGTAACCGCAGTCAATATCTGGCAAAAAAGATTCGTGAACTTTTCCAGGACACTTCGGCAGAACAGAATTTGAAAATCATGTCCATCGCCAGCGGTCCTGCAAAAGAGCAGCAGATCTTTTTACAAAACTGTCCTGAATTTTTGGACCGCCATGCTGAATTTACATGTGTCGATCAGGATGAAGAATCCTTGAAGCATGCTCACCGCCAACTTAATACCATTGATCGCAAAGTTCAGTCGGGATTCGGCTTCAAGTTTTCCAATCTGGCGATCAAGAACATCATTTCCCAGGGGTTCCCGCAGAAAGACTATGATCTGATATACACTGCAGGTTTGTTTGACTACTTTACAGAACCTATTGCGCGCCGAACTGCTGAGCGCATGCTGGATGCTGTAAAACCTGGCGGAAAAATCATCATCGGAAACTTCTGCGCGGAAAACTACAAATACGGTCCCTTCCTGGAGCTGTTTCTTGATTGGCATTTGATTTACCGTACAGAGACTGACTTGCTTCGCGTCTTCGATGGCCTCGGTTCGAAAATGTGGGTGGAAAAAGAGCCTCTGGGCGTGAATCTTTTCATCGTTATTCAAAAGTAA
- the thpR gene encoding RNA 2',3'-cyclic phosphodiesterase, whose amino-acid sequence MNKRLFFALNATDPLSTTFLPTYKKLRINADQKEMVIKWVPLDNFHVTISFLGDCPEENIPALGLALQEACAQTQPFQLKIEDMGAFSNEHDARTLWLGVQNKKCLGEFKDLLDGILKERGLLTFIDQREFKPHLTIGRLRNPRSVKDMLSPFKRKSFGKLQVNEIVLYESKLAGAFPVYTPVFRAELTGKPTEEELDSSAV is encoded by the coding sequence ATGAATAAACGCCTGTTCTTTGCCTTGAACGCGACGGATCCCCTTTCGACAACCTTCTTGCCGACTTACAAAAAATTGCGAATCAATGCGGATCAAAAGGAAATGGTGATCAAGTGGGTCCCCTTGGACAACTTTCACGTCACCATCAGCTTCCTTGGCGATTGCCCAGAAGAGAACATCCCAGCCTTAGGTCTGGCTTTGCAGGAGGCTTGCGCACAGACGCAACCCTTTCAACTGAAGATCGAAGACATGGGAGCCTTTTCAAACGAACACGATGCCCGAACTTTGTGGTTGGGCGTTCAAAACAAAAAATGCCTGGGTGAGTTCAAGGATCTGCTGGATGGAATCCTAAAAGAACGCGGACTTCTGACTTTTATTGATCAAAGGGAATTTAAACCACACTTAACGATTGGTCGCCTGCGCAACCCTCGCAGTGTTAAAGACATGCTTTCTCCGTTTAAACGCAAAAGCTTCGGCAAACTGCAGGTGAATGAAATTGTGCTGTATGAATCCAAACTGGCAGGAGCATTCCCCGTTTACACGCCGGTATTCCGGGCGGAACTAACAGGGAAGCCTACAGAGGAAGAATTAGATTCCTCGGCCGTATAA
- a CDS encoding glutathione peroxidase — MSALNQIEFNKADGKKATLADYSGKVLLVVNVASECGLTPQYEGLEKVHQKYESKGFHVLGFPANEFGAQEPGTNEQIQEFCRTQFGVKFPVFAKMVVKGEGQHPLYKQLTSLQPTAQQVPDGKLKGVLEEHGLLSGGPSEIMWNFEKFLIGKNGKVVARFAPDMTPEDATIIKAIEAELAR, encoded by the coding sequence ATGAGCGCACTCAATCAAATCGAATTCAACAAAGCAGACGGCAAGAAAGCAACTTTGGCTGATTACAGCGGCAAGGTTCTATTGGTAGTTAATGTGGCTTCAGAATGCGGACTGACTCCGCAGTACGAGGGACTTGAAAAGGTTCATCAAAAATACGAATCCAAAGGCTTTCATGTGTTGGGGTTCCCAGCGAATGAATTCGGCGCTCAAGAGCCTGGCACGAATGAGCAGATTCAGGAATTCTGCCGCACGCAATTTGGCGTTAAGTTCCCGGTCTTTGCAAAAATGGTGGTGAAGGGCGAAGGGCAGCATCCACTTTACAAGCAACTGACTTCTTTGCAGCCAACAGCGCAGCAGGTCCCGGATGGAAAACTAAAAGGCGTTCTGGAGGAGCACGGTCTTCTTTCGGGCGGTCCTTCTGAGATCATGTGGAACTTCGAAAAGTTTTTGATCGGTAAAAATGGCAAAGTGGTTGCGCGTTTTGCTCCAGACATGACTCCGGAAGATGCAACAATCATCAAAGCCATCGAAGCAGAGTTGGCTCGCTAA
- a CDS encoding 2Fe-2S iron-sulfur cluster-binding protein, which produces MPKCTINGKEVEVKEGTSIIEAMQVSGDRIAHYCWHPGLSVAGVCRLCVVEIEGNPRVQIACNTMVTEGMKINNTSEKVKDTVKWGLDFHLINHPLDCPICDQAGECGLQDQYMEYGKYDPEMAEAKVKKHKVVDLGPTVVLDSERCILCSRCVRFTEEVSKTNELGLFNRGDRTEIGTHDGMPLDNKYSLNTVDICPVGALTSKDFRFRQRVWYLKDGDSVCNGCSTGCNIKVYYNKEGLFRIKPVYNEQVNGHWMCDSGRNAYKFVNREARLLKGIARGTEMAPGAAAKSASEVLKSTSGDAVALVLTAQYTVEEYEAIIKTFVEEFKTKKVFFWINNKETFDSFDGLLSRGDKNPNTKGLLKVMEKYGISATWTDLSAGLANGSIKTVVVAGPENQAVFPEYNEKLKELSKAQNLIWMQAGKNEALTALTGNVWIIPMKTFVEKDGTFINHSGLEQKIKKVTNVVSEALTVTEAALLLSGKNLAMPMMAPFMPTNQRPDQVELEARKKNEFVFRRGSL; this is translated from the coding sequence ATGCCGAAATGCACCATTAATGGCAAAGAAGTCGAAGTAAAAGAAGGCACGTCGATCATCGAAGCGATGCAAGTGTCGGGCGATCGTATCGCTCACTATTGCTGGCATCCGGGATTGAGCGTAGCCGGTGTTTGTCGTCTGTGTGTTGTGGAGATCGAAGGAAATCCACGTGTACAGATCGCATGTAACACCATGGTTACTGAGGGAATGAAGATCAATAACACGTCTGAAAAAGTAAAAGACACTGTTAAGTGGGGTCTGGACTTCCACTTGATCAACCATCCTTTGGATTGTCCTATTTGTGACCAGGCTGGTGAGTGCGGATTGCAAGACCAGTATATGGAGTACGGTAAGTACGATCCTGAAATGGCCGAAGCAAAAGTTAAAAAGCACAAAGTTGTGGATTTGGGACCGACAGTGGTTCTGGATTCTGAACGTTGTATCCTGTGCTCTCGCTGCGTGCGTTTCACTGAGGAAGTTTCCAAAACAAACGAATTGGGTCTGTTCAACCGTGGTGACCGTACTGAAATCGGCACTCACGATGGCATGCCTTTGGATAACAAATACTCTTTGAATACAGTTGATATCTGCCCAGTGGGTGCATTGACTTCCAAAGACTTCCGTTTCCGTCAGCGCGTTTGGTATCTAAAAGATGGCGACAGCGTTTGTAACGGTTGCTCCACAGGTTGTAACATCAAGGTGTACTACAACAAGGAAGGTCTTTTCCGTATCAAGCCAGTTTACAATGAACAAGTAAACGGTCACTGGATGTGCGACAGCGGTCGTAATGCCTATAAGTTCGTAAATCGTGAAGCGCGCCTTTTGAAAGGTATTGCTCGCGGAACTGAAATGGCTCCAGGTGCGGCAGCCAAGAGCGCAAGCGAAGTATTGAAAAGTACTTCAGGCGATGCTGTGGCGTTGGTGTTGACGGCTCAGTACACTGTTGAAGAGTACGAAGCGATCATCAAGACGTTCGTTGAAGAATTTAAAACTAAAAAAGTATTCTTCTGGATCAACAACAAAGAAACTTTCGACAGCTTTGACGGATTGCTATCTCGCGGAGATAAAAATCCAAATACTAAAGGCTTGCTGAAAGTTATGGAAAAATACGGCATCTCTGCAACTTGGACTGACTTGTCTGCAGGTCTTGCTAACGGTTCCATCAAAACTGTGGTTGTAGCCGGTCCGGAAAACCAAGCTGTATTCCCAGAGTACAACGAGAAGTTGAAAGAGCTTTCCAAAGCTCAGAACTTGATCTGGATGCAAGCAGGTAAGAACGAGGCTTTGACGGCTTTGACAGGTAACGTTTGGATCATTCCAATGAAAACGTTCGTGGAAAAAGACGGCACATTCATCAATCACTCTGGTCTTGAACAAAAGATCAAAAAAGTGACGAATGTGGTTTCTGAAGCTTTGACTGTGACTGAAGCGGCGTTGTTGTTGTCTGGTAAAAACCTGGCAATGCCAATGATGGCTCCATTCATGCCAACAAATCAACGTCCTGACCAAGTTGAATTGGAAGCACGTAAAAAGAACGAGTTTGTATTCAGAAGAGGTAGCCTATGA
- a CDS encoding LysR family transcriptional regulator, giving the protein MAADLKTQSSQWLNYHHLLYFYTIAQEGSIAKAAEKLNVGQPTLSTQLKQLEESLGKRLFERSKQRLHMTEAGRIAFEYAQQVFNLGAEMVEVLQDRLQNNRVHVQIGALDSVPKDITHKVIMQAYKAGNCNVSVVEGAGDQLLRELENHHVDLLLSNYIPSVDFQSVYSKSIAKLPVVVCASEKFKHLKKNFPQSLEGQPFVVPTVHSRLRREIDHYFKVNRIKVDQVAEIQDTSLQTLLGAEGVGLIPVADAVAKKLTKDGKLIVLGTLKGVYEEIWLMAANRKIENPIAAQVMKEFSLD; this is encoded by the coding sequence TTGGCGGCCGATCTTAAAACTCAGAGTTCACAATGGCTTAACTATCACCACCTGCTGTATTTCTATACGATTGCTCAGGAAGGCAGCATTGCCAAGGCGGCAGAGAAGCTCAACGTCGGTCAGCCCACGCTTAGTACACAATTGAAGCAGCTGGAAGAGTCATTAGGGAAGCGTCTTTTTGAAAGATCCAAACAAAGACTGCATATGACAGAGGCCGGTCGGATTGCTTTTGAGTACGCGCAGCAGGTTTTCAATCTGGGCGCAGAAATGGTGGAGGTCCTTCAGGATCGTTTGCAGAATAATCGTGTGCACGTTCAGATCGGCGCGCTGGACAGCGTGCCAAAGGACATTACTCACAAGGTGATCATGCAAGCGTATAAAGCCGGAAACTGCAACGTATCGGTTGTCGAAGGCGCCGGGGATCAGCTATTGCGGGAGCTAGAGAATCATCATGTTGATCTATTGTTGTCGAACTATATTCCCAGTGTGGATTTTCAATCAGTGTATTCGAAATCCATCGCGAAGCTTCCCGTTGTCGTTTGCGCATCAGAGAAATTCAAACATCTTAAGAAAAACTTTCCACAAAGCCTTGAGGGGCAGCCCTTCGTGGTTCCAACCGTACACAGTCGATTGCGTCGGGAGATCGATCACTATTTCAAGGTGAATCGAATCAAGGTGGATCAGGTGGCGGAAATCCAGGACACGAGCCTGCAGACATTGTTAGGGGCAGAAGGAGTTGGGTTGATTCCGGTGGCAGATGCTGTTGCCAAAAAACTGACGAAGGATGGAAAGCTGATTGTACTTGGAACCTTGAAAGGTGTTTATGAGGAAATCTGGTTGATGGCCGCGAATCGAAAAATTGAAAATCCGATTGCGGCCCAGGTAATGAAAGAGTTCTCGTTGGACTAG
- a CDS encoding TerC family protein, whose amino-acid sequence MDQTLLFPFADYWWFYLGFLVFVIGMLALDLGVFHKHSHAVGFKEATAWSIAWISLALVFNGILYAYTLFKFGDQAIANQVGLEFLTGYVIEKALSVDNIFVFVVVFGFFGIPAKYQHRVLFFGIIGALIFRAIFIALGSILMQYQAVVLIFGVFLIITGIKMMFQSEGSVDPSNNWLLKFMRKHIRITDRMHEDHFFVTQNGLKYATPLFVALIFLEFTDVIFAVDSVPAIFAVTKEPLIVFTSNIFAILGLRSLYFLLAGVVDKFHLLKYGLAFTLIFVGLKMTWLNKLFGGHFPIGISLAIIALFIGGSVALSLLFPQKKENDSTKS is encoded by the coding sequence TTGGATCAGACTTTATTATTTCCATTTGCAGATTATTGGTGGTTTTACCTAGGATTCCTCGTTTTCGTTATCGGCATGTTAGCCTTGGACTTGGGAGTTTTCCATAAGCATTCCCATGCGGTTGGCTTTAAAGAAGCCACAGCGTGGTCCATTGCTTGGATCTCGCTGGCATTGGTATTTAACGGAATTCTGTATGCCTACACGTTATTCAAGTTTGGCGACCAAGCGATAGCCAATCAAGTCGGATTGGAGTTCCTGACCGGCTATGTGATTGAAAAGGCCCTGTCGGTCGATAATATCTTCGTGTTTGTGGTTGTGTTCGGATTCTTTGGAATTCCAGCCAAGTACCAGCACCGTGTCTTGTTCTTTGGTATCATCGGTGCCCTGATCTTCCGCGCGATCTTTATTGCCTTGGGTTCAATCCTGATGCAGTACCAAGCTGTGGTTCTGATTTTTGGTGTCTTCTTGATAATCACTGGTATCAAGATGATGTTCCAAAGCGAAGGTTCAGTGGATCCGTCAAATAACTGGCTGCTAAAGTTCATGCGCAAGCACATCCGCATCACAGACCGCATGCATGAAGATCACTTCTTCGTAACTCAGAACGGTCTTAAATATGCGACTCCGTTATTTGTGGCTTTAATCTTCCTTGAGTTCACGGATGTTATCTTCGCAGTGGATAGCGTCCCTGCGATTTTTGCCGTCACTAAAGAGCCTTTGATAGTGTTCACCTCCAATATCTTTGCGATCCTGGGATTGCGTTCGTTGTACTTCCTGTTGGCTGGAGTGGTCGACAAGTTCCACTTGTTGAAGTACGGCCTGGCATTCACGTTGATTTTCGTGGGATTGAAAATGACTTGGTTGAACAAGTTGTTCGGTGGTCACTTCCCAATCGGTATTTCATTGGCAATTATCGCTCTTTTCATCGGTGGATCGGTGGCTTTGTCACTTCTATTCCCACAGAAAAAAGAGAACGATTCGACCAAATCCTAA
- a CDS encoding S41 family peptidase has protein sequence MSYDLSLDPKTSANSDRVLSGEEVLQDIKVLIYALENAYPAVWKIPAREWSQIISKLENLRPSQNISSRDLGTILADVLWEIPDGHLKVRLTTETLGEKLRTHLRKPSTGRNISEGQVWKIENHKADSQTIPVVGISWFPQSSEAHWNGFLEEIERLISFPTIVFDLRGNFGGDDSKSIEMMSLLLGKPLEFDWLRDIVCVSTEAYTLQANTYSKIIWNGYTSKNLTPPDALANELASFKDKAVALKGKPPEKEIFESSPAQEKISQPKYSGKIVVLIDSETSSSGEWTALYLKRHPNTVLVGENTYGMIHFGNSGTLRLPNSQLEVTLCMKINELTDGSFYEKTGIPADITVKNQDSLTHVLSNLIST, from the coding sequence ATGTCATACGATCTTTCTTTAGACCCAAAAACATCAGCCAACTCAGATCGTGTGCTTTCCGGCGAAGAGGTCCTGCAAGATATCAAAGTGCTTATCTATGCTTTGGAAAATGCTTATCCTGCTGTTTGGAAAATACCCGCGAGGGAATGGTCTCAGATTATTTCCAAACTTGAAAACCTGCGACCATCGCAGAATATAAGCAGTAGAGATCTTGGCACTATTCTGGCCGATGTACTTTGGGAAATTCCCGATGGTCACTTGAAAGTCAGACTGACCACTGAAACACTTGGAGAGAAACTCCGAACACATCTGCGCAAACCTTCAACTGGAAGAAACATTTCTGAAGGTCAGGTTTGGAAAATCGAAAATCACAAAGCCGATTCCCAAACGATCCCCGTTGTGGGCATTTCCTGGTTTCCTCAATCAAGCGAAGCACATTGGAATGGATTTCTGGAAGAAATTGAAAGGTTAATTTCATTTCCAACTATCGTATTTGATCTTCGTGGAAATTTCGGAGGCGACGATTCCAAGTCCATTGAAATGATGTCCTTACTGCTGGGAAAACCCCTTGAGTTTGATTGGCTCAGGGACATAGTTTGCGTATCAACCGAGGCCTACACTCTTCAAGCCAACACATATTCAAAAATCATTTGGAATGGCTATACATCGAAGAATTTGACTCCCCCAGATGCGTTGGCAAATGAACTAGCTTCATTCAAAGATAAGGCCGTAGCTCTTAAAGGCAAACCACCTGAAAAAGAAATTTTCGAAAGTAGCCCTGCGCAGGAAAAAATCAGCCAACCAAAATACTCTGGGAAAATAGTTGTTTTAATTGATTCAGAAACGTCCTCAAGCGGCGAATGGACAGCCCTTTACTTGAAAAGACATCCAAACACTGTACTGGTGGGTGAAAATACCTATGGTATGATTCACTTCGGAAACTCAGGCACCTTAAGACTTCCGAACAGTCAGTTAGAGGTCACCTTGTGTATGAAAATCAACGAACTCACAGATGGAAGCTTCTACGAAAAAACCGGGATTCCCGCTGACATCACCGTAAAAAACCAAGATTCCTTAACCCACGTCCTATCAAACCTAATTTCCACGTAA
- a CDS encoding NADH-quinone oxidoreductase subunit NuoE family protein, with translation MFKLSEQGLANVKKELARYEAKESAIIPSLYIAQKENSGFITPDIIRHLSQVMDIPEARINEVFKFYTMFNQKPVGKYHVQVCTNISCALEGGREMAHHICKELGVKYNEVSADGRFTVSKVECLGSCGTAPMMQVNDTYHEKLTPESAMNLLRGMR, from the coding sequence ATGTTTAAACTTTCTGAACAAGGCTTGGCTAACGTAAAAAAAGAACTTGCTCGCTACGAGGCGAAAGAGTCTGCGATTATCCCAAGTCTTTATATTGCTCAAAAAGAAAATAGCGGCTTCATCACGCCGGATATTATTCGTCACTTGTCTCAAGTGATGGATATTCCTGAAGCGCGTATCAATGAAGTTTTCAAATTCTATACAATGTTCAACCAAAAACCGGTGGGTAAGTACCACGTTCAGGTTTGTACGAACATTTCCTGCGCTCTTGAAGGTGGACGTGAGATGGCTCACCACATCTGCAAAGAGTTGGGTGTGAAATACAACGAAGTTTCTGCTGACGGCCGCTTCACAGTGTCCAAAGTTGAATGTCTTGGTTCTTGCGGTACAGCTCCGATGATGCAAGTGAACGACACTTATCACGAGAAGCTGACTCCTGAATCAGCGATGAACTTGTTGAGAGGTATGAGATAA
- a CDS encoding putative quinol monooxygenase, with the protein MIVMTSKIQVKADREAEFVGLAAIMVNPARADKGCISYEFYEDPLEPGVFMFIETWKSWEDLNSHLEKPYTKEFFGLLPKYAVIPPTITTYESRGGQPMTL; encoded by the coding sequence ATGATTGTGATGACTTCCAAAATCCAAGTGAAAGCGGACCGTGAAGCCGAGTTCGTTGGTTTAGCAGCAATAATGGTCAATCCCGCCCGTGCCGACAAGGGTTGCATCAGCTATGAATTTTATGAAGATCCACTAGAGCCAGGTGTATTTATGTTTATTGAAACCTGGAAAAGCTGGGAGGATTTGAATTCTCATCTGGAAAAGCCCTACACGAAAGAATTCTTCGGGCTTCTGCCAAAATATGCGGTCATTCCGCCCACCATCACGACTTACGAATCGCGTGGCGGGCAACCAATGACCCTTTAG
- the nuoF gene encoding NADH-quinone oxidoreductase subunit NuoF has product MAEIKVLSEHYHLPEYQTLAGYKAKGGYETLPKAFKMQPQQIIDEVKASGLRGRGGAGFPTGMKWGFLPKNGEPRYLLCNADEGEPGTFKDRMMMERAPHQLIEGMIISAFAIGSHKGYIYVRGEYVYPIDVLNKAIKEAYDAGLLGKNIMGSGFDFDLDVYRGAGAYICGEETGMISSLEGLKGQPKLKPPFPAVQGYLRKPTIVNNVETLAAVTYIIKDGAQAYRKHGTEKSAGTKLFSVSGNVVKPGNYEVPLGYPLIDLINKECGGMKPGRKLKAIIPGGSSAPVLTAEECGKANLDYESLAGLGTMLGSGAVIVMDDSQCMVDMLGVLTHFYAHESCGQCTPCREGTGWLDKILHSILEGRGRLQDIDLLIKVADNMKGKTICALSDAAALPVLSFVTKFRDEFEFYVREGRSKVKGTTYAEMHH; this is encoded by the coding sequence ATGGCTGAGATTAAAGTTCTATCCGAGCACTATCATTTGCCGGAATACCAAACTCTTGCTGGTTATAAAGCTAAAGGCGGTTATGAAACTTTGCCTAAGGCTTTCAAAATGCAACCGCAACAAATCATCGACGAAGTGAAGGCTTCCGGTCTTCGTGGTCGTGGTGGTGCAGGATTCCCAACAGGTATGAAGTGGGGCTTTTTGCCTAAAAATGGCGAACCTCGTTACTTGCTGTGCAACGCCGATGAAGGCGAGCCGGGAACATTCAAAGACCGTATGATGATGGAGCGTGCTCCACATCAATTGATCGAAGGTATGATTATCTCTGCTTTCGCAATCGGTTCTCACAAAGGTTATATCTACGTTCGTGGTGAATACGTTTACCCGATCGACGTTTTGAATAAAGCGATCAAAGAAGCTTACGATGCAGGTCTTCTTGGTAAAAACATCATGGGTTCAGGTTTCGATTTTGACCTTGATGTGTACCGTGGTGCCGGCGCGTATATCTGCGGTGAAGAGACGGGTATGATTTCCTCTTTGGAAGGCTTGAAAGGCCAGCCAAAATTGAAACCTCCATTCCCAGCGGTTCAAGGTTACTTGCGTAAACCGACAATCGTGAACAACGTGGAAACTTTGGCCGCTGTTACTTATATTATTAAGGACGGCGCTCAAGCTTATCGCAAACACGGTACCGAGAAATCTGCAGGAACAAAATTGTTCTCTGTATCCGGTAACGTTGTTAAGCCTGGCAATTACGAAGTACCACTGGGTTACCCTTTGATTGATCTGATCAACAAAGAGTGCGGCGGTATGAAGCCGGGTCGTAAACTGAAAGCGATCATCCCGGGCGGTTCTTCTGCTCCGGTTTTGACAGCTGAAGAGTGCGGAAAAGCAAATCTTGATTACGAATCCCTTGCAGGTCTGGGCACAATGCTTGGTTCCGGCGCGGTGATCGTAATGGACGACTCTCAATGTATGGTTGATATGTTGGGCGTGTTGACTCACTTCTATGCTCACGAATCCTGCGGTCAATGTACTCCATGCCGTGAAGGTACGGGTTGGTTGGATAAGATCCTTCACTCGATCCTTGAAGGCCGTGGCCGTCTTCAGGATATCGACCTGTTGATCAAAGTCGCTGACAACATGAAAGGTAAAACAATCTGCGCTCTTTCAGACGCTGCTGCTTTGCCGGTTCTAAGCTTTGTAACTAAATTTAGAGATGAATTTGAATTCTATGTCCGTGAAGGACGCTCGAAAGTAAAAGGAACGACATATGCCGAAATGCACCATTAA
- a CDS encoding ArsC/Spx/MgsR family protein, whose protein sequence is MSRVLLHNPSCSKSREAVEALRSEKDLEVRKYLEKPLDEAELRELIKKLDTPVSSLVRIKESLFTEAPFDVNNPEEVIANLAEKPKLMERPILVSDSKATIGRPLEKILPAK, encoded by the coding sequence ATGTCCAGGGTTCTGCTTCACAATCCCAGCTGCAGCAAAAGCCGCGAGGCCGTTGAAGCTCTTCGATCCGAGAAAGATCTAGAGGTGCGCAAGTATCTGGAGAAACCATTAGATGAAGCAGAACTTCGTGAATTAATCAAAAAACTCGACACTCCGGTGTCGAGTTTGGTTCGCATCAAAGAGTCCCTATTCACCGAAGCGCCCTTCGACGTAAACAACCCTGAAGAAGTCATTGCAAACCTGGCGGAAAAACCAAAACTAATGGAACGCCCAATTCTGGTTTCCGACAGCAAAGCCACCATCGGCCGGCCCCTCGAAAAAATCCTGCCAGCTAAATAG